In Candidatus Poribacteria bacterium, one genomic interval encodes:
- a CDS encoding DUF3368 domain-containing protein, which produces MKVVTNSTPLIELSKIKQLNLLLEVYGTILIPEEVYVEVVIDGTGKPGAAEVEEAQWIHRQTVTDADQVRVLQSQHSLHLGECATIILAQEINAEQAVLDDNAARREAIARGLPVIGTVGILLIAKTRGVIPTVRPILDDLRAHGTRISRNLYYQAMMKAGE; this is translated from the coding sequence ATGAAGGTTGTCACGAATAGTACGCCGTTAATTGAACTCTCGAAAATCAAGCAGTTGAATCTTCTTCTAGAGGTGTACGGTACAATCCTTATTCCAGAGGAGGTTTACGTTGAAGTGGTCATTGATGGAACTGGGAAACCCGGTGCTGCAGAAGTAGAAGAAGCCCAATGGATCCACCGACAAACTGTGACAGACGCTGATCAAGTTAGGGTTCTTCAAAGCCAACACTCGCTTCATTTAGGGGAATGTGCGACTATTATCCTTGCTCAAGAAATTAATGCTGAACAGGCGGTTCTTGATGATAACGCTGCGCGACGGGAAGCAATAGCGCGAGGATTGCCAGTTATAGGGACAGTTGGTATCTTGCTTATTGCCAAAACCCGCGGCGTGATTCCGACTGTCAGACCGATCCTTGATGACCTTCGCGCTCACGGAACACGAATCAGTCGAAATCTCTATTACCAAGCAATGATGAAAGCAGGCGAATGA
- a CDS encoding helix-turn-helix domain-containing protein codes for MRTWRAYLTERFAANQEAAIRYFKFSLEEYQVDGDTPLLLLALRTVVESQGGISVLAKKTKIAPEALSDILSNDEAPRIDTLSTIFNALGCQLSIEPIADTDHRFKPKCEEGTDVNAVVQKGVEQIGEPPPPTLSQ; via the coding sequence ATGAGAACATGGCGCGCATATCTAACTGAACGGTTTGCTGCCAATCAAGAGGCGGCAATTCGGTATTTTAAGTTCTCTCTTGAAGAATACCAAGTTGACGGTGACACACCTTTGCTGCTGCTGGCACTGCGGACTGTCGTAGAATCACAAGGTGGGATTTCCGTACTTGCCAAGAAAACTAAAATTGCTCCAGAAGCTCTCTCCGACATTTTGTCCAACGACGAAGCACCGCGGATTGATACGCTCAGCACTATCTTCAACGCACTCGGATGTCAGCTCTCGATTGAACCCATAGCAGACACAGATCATCGTTTTAAACCCAAGTGCGAAGAAGGAACAGACGTAAACGCGGTTGTGCAGAAAGGCGTGGAGCAAATAGGTGAACCGCCCCCACCCACTTTGTCACAATAG